The Stigmatella ashevillena genomic sequence AGGTCCCCCATGAAGAAGAAGAGCCGCTCGAAGAAGGCCAATCTGCTCATCACCGCGCTGGTGAAGGACTCCACCCAGGGCCCCATTGACATCTGCCGGATCTGTAGCATCTGCAGCGTGTTCTGCAACATCTGTCGGATCGGCGCCAAGTAGAGGCGTTGCGGCTCCAGGTGCCACCGCCAGGAAAGGACGGGGTGGTACCTGGGGCGCTGCTCCAGGACTCAGCCATCGAGGACATGATGAAAAAGGCAGCGACGAAGCGGGCCGTGCGCAAGAAGCAGAGCCCCCGCTCTCCCAGAAGGCGCAAGGTGTGCTCTCTGCAAGAGGCCCTGTCCTACAGCAACGAGAAGGTTCTCCGGCGGTTCCTGGACATCTACGACGTGCCCGAAAAGGAGGCGCGAGAACTCTTCCACGAGACGAAGAAGTGGTTGTGGCTTTGCGCGCGCAGCCTTGAGGCAAAGGGGCCTCGGCTGGCCGTGCAAACTTCGCTGCTGATGGTGGACGAGATGTGGCACACCTTCATGCAGTACACGCTGGATTACCAGCGCTACTGCCAGGACCGGTTCGGCACCTTCATCCACCACCTGCCCGCCAACTCGACCGACAAACTGAAAGAGCGCACGCGCTACGAAGCCAACCCCGAGCGCTTCGTGAAGCGGTACCAGGCCGCGCTGAAGCGGCAGTACGCCTTCGTCTATGACGAACTGGGGGAAGAGACCCTGCTCAAGTGGTACCAGGAATACCCCAAGCGCTACTCTCTCGAATTTCTCGAACGCCATCGCATTCCTGCTACGCAGGGAATGCACCCTCCGCAGCCCGATGCGCACCCAGCCCAGAACGCTTCACCCGTGGCAGCCTGAATCAGGGTGAGCCTGAGCATGGCGGTCACCCCTGGGGATGAAGCAGGATAGGGCCCTGCCCGAGCCGAGAACGCATCGGTTCAGCGCGGGCGCCACATCACCTCTTGGGGGAAGAGATGCGTCAGGCCTTCAGTTGTATGCTGGCTGTCTTTCTGTGCTGGGCACCCGCGAGACAGGCCCGCGCGGAGCCACCCGATGCGCGGCTGATGACGGCCCAGGCAGACTTCGACGAGGCGACAAGACTCAAAGACGCGTGGAAATTTTCCGAGGCCCTCACGCGGGCTGAGCAGGCACTCGCACTTCGAGAGGCCGTGCTCGGGGACGCTCATCCCGACGTTGCATCCTGCCTGTTCCTGCTGGGTGAGCTTTATCGTCAACAAGCGGACCTGGCCCGTGCCGAACCCCTTCTCCAGCGTGCGCTCGCCATCCGAGAGGCCGTCCTCGACAGCAGCCACCCCGACGTCGCCCAATCCCTCAACGGCCTCGCCCTCATCTATACCGACCGGGGCTTGTACAGTCAGGCCGAGCCCCTCTTGCAGCGTGCTCTCGCCATCCGGGAGGCCGTCCTCAGCAGCAACCACCCCGACATCGCCGGCACGCTCAACAACCTCGCCAGGCTCTACCATGAACAAGGGCTATACAGCCATGCAGAGCCTCTCTATCTGCGCTCGCTTGCCATCCGGGAGGCCCCTCCCAACCGCAATCCTGTACACATCGCCCTGACACTCCACAACCTCGCTGTCCTCTATCAAGCCCAGGGGATGTACGGCCGGGCTGAACTTTCATTACAGCGCGCACTCACCCTCATCGAGGCCAATCCCACTCCCTCCCCTCCCATGGTCGCCGCCGTCCTCAACGCCCTCGCCCTCATCTACAGGGACCAGGGGATGTACGGCCGGGCAGAGCCCCTCTTCCAGCGCGCGCTTACCTTGTGGGAAGCCTCCCTCGGCAAAAACCACTTCCACGTCGCCCTCGCACTCAACAACCTCGCTGTCCTCTATCAAGCACAGGGGATGTACGGCCGGGCAGAGCCCCTTTTACAACGCGCGCTCGCCTTGTGGGAAGCCACACTCGGCAGCAACCATCCCTACGTCGCCATCTCACTCAACAACCTTGCCAATCTTTACTTGGAGCAAGGATTGCACGGCCAGGCCGAGCCTCTCTTACTGCGTTCCATCACCCTCACGGAGGCCACCCGGGGCAAGACTCACCCTGACGCTGCCGCTTCACTCAACAACCTCGCCAACCTTTACATGATGCAAGGATTGTATGGCCAAGCCGCTTCCCTCTACCGGCGCGCGCTCTCCATCCGAGAGACAACCTATGGCAAGAGTCACCTTCTCGTCGCTGACTCGCTCTCCAACCTCGCCGCCCTCTACAAAGCCCAAGGATTGTACGACCGGGCCGAGCCCCTCTACCGGCGCGCACTCGCACTCTGGGAGGCAGCCCATGCCCCGAACCACCCCTCCGTCGCTGAATCGCTGACCGGCCTGGCTCAACTGCGTCTGGCCCAGCACCGCCTCTCCGACGCACTGCCGCTCTTCTCTCGCTCCTTCTCCGTTTCCGAGCGACGCCTGCGCCATGAGGCGCTCGACTTCTCCGAATCCCGCCTTTCCACATTCCTCGCCCATCTGCGCGCTGAGGAGCAGCGGCTCTATGCCTTGCTGCGCGCCCACCCTCAGGACACACGCGTACAACGCCTGGCCCTCAGCGCCGCTCTCCTGCTCAAGGGCCGCTCCGTTTCGGAGACTGCAAACATCTCCCGCACCATCTACCGCAGCTTGGGCCCCGAAGACCGCGCTGCCTTCGAGCAGCTCCGAGGCCTGCGTACCCAATTGGCTTCCCTCGCGTTCGCAAATCCTGGCGCTCTCCCCTCCAAAGCCTATCAACAGCGCCTCCAATCCCTCACCGAGGAAGGTGACCTGCTCGAAGCGGACCTGGCCAAACGCTCCGCCCCCCTTCGCACCCTCGCCTCCCTTCCTCCTCCCGGCGAGATTGTCGACCGCGTCGCCTCCTCCCTCCCCAAGGACGCCGCGCTGGTCGAATTCATCGCCTACACCGATAGTTCCCCCGTTGCTACACCCGGGATACCTCCCGCCAAGAGGGGCAGCCACGTGCGCTACCTGGCCCTGGTGCTCTTTCCCGACGCCTCCTTCCGCGCCGTGGACCTTGGCCCCGCTTCTCCCATCGACCAGGCCGCCTCTCGCCTTCGCGATGCTCTGGCCGAGCGTGAAGCCTCCTTCCCATCCACTGCCCAGGAACTCTACCGACGCGCCTTCCTGCCCCTGCTTCCCCTGCTGGGCTCCACCCGCCGCCTTTTCCTGTCTCCCGACGGCCAGTTGGGCCTCGTCCCCTTCTCCGCACTTCACGACGGCCAGGGCTTCCTCCTGGACTCCTTTGACTTCATCTACCTCACCTCGGGCCGTGAGCTGCTGCCTCGAGCCCTGGACAGCACTCCTGCCTCCTCTGTCTTCGTCCTCGCCGACCCCGACTTCACCGCCTCCGTGTCTCCCAGCGCACTGCCTTCTGCCCCTCTCGCGCCTCCCTCAAACTCTCTGGAGCGCTTCTTCTCTCTCCCACGCCCGGGCCTGACCCGAAGCGACTGGGTCCCCCTCCCGGGCACACGTCGGGAGGCTCAAAGCATTCAGCGACTGTTGCCCCAGGCTCAGCTGTTCCTGGGCCCTGAGGCCTCCAAGGAAAAACTTCTGAACCTGCCGACGCCGGGCATTCTCCACCTGGCCACCCATGGCTTCTTCCTGGGCAGTGCCCCCTCCTCCCCAGACTCCCGGGGCACCGTCTTCGTTGATTCCCTGGGCGGCGCCCCTTCGCCTCAACAGGAGCCTCTGCTCAACTCCGGCCTCGTCCTGGCCGGCGCTCATGCCCCGACCCCTGACTTCCCCTCTTCTCCTCTCGAAGACACCCTGGTCACGGCGCTGGAACTGGCAGGGCTCAACCTATGGGGCACCCAGCTCGTCGTCCTGTCTGCCTGCGACACCGGACGGGGCGAAGTCCACGTCGGTCAGGGCGTCTATGGCCTGCGCCGCGCTCTGGTGGCAGCGGGGGCGGAAACCCTGCTCGTGAGCCTGTGGAAGGTGAATGACAACTCCACGCACCTGCTCATGGACCTCTACTACCGCAACCTCTTGGAGGGCCAGGGCCGCGCCTCCGCACTGCGCAAGGCCATGCTCGCTGTGCGCGAGACCCATCCCCACCCGCATGCCTGGGCCCCCTTCATCGCCCTGGGCAGCGATGCGCCCCTGCGAGCCATCTCTCCCGTGCAGCACACGCCAGAGTAACCGGCTCGCTCGACGGAAGGCCGCATCGGAGAGGAGCTGCCAGACGGCGCGGCTTCCCTCGAACGGCCCTAGAACGCCTAACAAAAAGCCCTTCGGAGGGGAAGTTCCCCTCAGGAGAAGGCTACAGACCTTACATTTGTTAGGCGCTCAAGTCATGGCTATCAGGTGATGCTGAACATTTGAGTAGGATTCAGATCGCCGGAAGCCCATGTTATGCTTTGGCCATGAACCTTCCTGGCGCTGGTCTTGAGTGTAAGCATTGCAAGCAAACTCTTCGGAAAGGCGTGAGCAGCCCACTTGGCAAGTACAAGGCTTGCCCGAACTGCTCTGGAAATACACTAAAGGAACATGCCTTTCGGAAATTGGGTGAGTTCGGTGTGACCGTCCACCGTGTCACCGCGAATGCTCCGGATGGTATCCACAGCTGGTGTGAAGGATGCCGCGCTTTAAAAGAGGAGGATCAGGGGTACCCACCCAATGGTACGCCTTACACGCTTTGCAGTGAAGTGGCCACAAAAGAACCTTGATACTGTCGTCACCACGCCATCTCGAAAAAGTGCAAGAAGTAGCGGTGAATGTGCTGGGATGCGCCCCGCACATGAGCTCTACAAATCGAGGGGCTGGGCGAACCGGCTTCGACGAATACCCGACCCCGGCGTGGGCGGTGCGACGGCTGATGGAGGCGGTCCACTTCAAGGGAGGGCACTGGCTGGAGCCTTGCGCGGGCGAGGGAGCCATCATATCGACCATCGACCGGGCCGATGTGCAGTGGACAGCGGTAGAGATCCAGCAGCGGTTCGAGCCCCTCCTCAGGAAACTCCCGAGGATCGAGTCGATCAAGATCGGTGATTTCATGGACTACCGGCCGCCAGCGACGCTGCATTCGAAAAGGCCGTTCAACGCGGTCGTCACCAATCCTCCCTATCTGGACGCGATGGAATTCGTAGCGCACTGCCTGGAACTGTCCACCCATGTGGCTATGCTACTGCGTCTCAACTTCCTGGCTTCGAACAAGCGGAATACATTCATGCGGGAGCATTGTCCGGACGTTTATGTGCTGCCTGACCGCCCTTCCTTCACCGGAAAGGGGACCGACAGCATCGAATATGCGTGGTTTGTCTGGGACTCAGGAGCGAGAAGGACCGCTGGCAGGCTCCAGGTTCTCCCGCCCACCGCGCCAGCCGATCGAAGGCGCGTTAGGGAAGATGCTGAGCGGCCAAACCGAAAGGCATCTGGCAATGCTTGAGCGCCTAACAAAAGTAAGGACTGGACCGATCTCCCCAGGGGACAGACCCCTTCAAACCTGACTTTTGTTAGGTGCTCTTAGCCAATGCGCAGCTTGTAGGTGTTGCTGCACAGGTCGTTGTTGTCGGTGTTCCCGTCGTCACAGCTCTCCCCGTACGCCTCCTGCACGATGCCATCACCGCACCGCAGGCCCCAGATGCACCCAGGCGCGCACTGCCCGTAGCCACCCGGGTTCGTCCCGGTGTCGCACTCCTCGGGCGGCTGCACCTGGCCGTCTCCGCAGTTTCTCTTGCACTCGGTCCGCCGGGTGGTGAAGTTGCTCAGGGTGAGCTTGTAGTTGGACTGGGTGGTGCGGCGCTCGGCCTGGAAGACGATGGCCTCGTAGATGCCGCCCTTCCTCAGGTTGTACCTCGCGGCGGCCGAAGCCGGGCTGAGGTCCACCGTTCCACTCAGTTCCGAGTGAACCCCCCCGAGGTCCAACGCGAGCTGCTTGTTGATGAAGACCCACACGTCATCGTCGCCAGTGAACGAGAGCTTCTCGACGCCCTTGTACTCGAACCAGTATCGGCTCTCACTGGTGAAGCTGAAGTTGTGTCCCCCGTTTCGCACGGGCTCGTCCCCCGTCGCCACCCACCCCTTGTTATCCAACGGGAAGAAGTTGCTGTTGGAGTACACGTAGTTGCCCGTCGGCTGGCCCTAGCCGTTCTTCTTCTGGATCAGCATCAGCGTTTCGACGAGGGTCTTGCTCTTCGCCGAGTCTCTGTACCAATGATCAAAGTAGGTCTTGCCGTGGGTGGTGGTACTCGGCTGGCCCTCCTTCGCGTACTCGGGCTTCTGATCCACGCCCAGCGTGGCCTTGACAATCCCTGTCTCAGCACCGGCCGTGGAATTCTCGAAGTCGATGTGCCTCAGGGCATTGGGCTGGTCGTTGCCGATGAAGTCGCGGTAGACCGCCGGGATCTCCACCTTCGGAGGAGGCTCGGTCTCGAGCTGCTGGCACTGGAAGCCTGGCTCCAGCTTGCACTGCGACGAGCACCCGTCGTTGTCGCGCACGTTGCCGTCGTCGCACTCCTCCGTGCTGCCCGGCAGAATCACGTTGTCTCCGCAGATCGCCGTGCAGTAGCCGTTGGAGCACACGGGCTCGCGCCTGCACAGCGGCGAGCACCCATCGCCCATGTCGTTGTTGCCATCATCGCACTGCTCGGGGCCCTCCACCTTCGCATCACCGCACGTGGTGCGCGAGCACACCTGGCCCGGCGTCGGGCACTTGAACCCCTCTTCCAGACGGCACGTCACGCTGCACCCATCTCCCGCCGCAGGGTTGCCATCATCGCACTCCTCGTCGCCCGCGATGATGCTGTCGCCGCACTGGGCCGCCTGGCAGTTTCCCGTACTCGGACAATTCCACCCGTTCTCCACCATGCACGTGGCGCTGCACCCGTCCCCGGACTGGGCGTTGAAATCGTCACACGACTCCTTCGCCCCGCGCACGCCGTCGCCGCACACGTTGCGCACGCACAGCTGCCCCGGCGTCCGGCAAAGCCACCCGTTCTCATCGGTCTCGATCGAGCAGGTCGACGAGCATCCATCCCCATCGTTCGCATTGCTGTCGTCGCACGTCTCCCCAGCCTGGAGTGTGCCGTTGCCGCAATCCCTGGGAATCTCGGGGCCGCCTCCATCGGTGCCTCCATCCGTCGAGGCATCCGGCAGGTCGGGGCTGCCTCCGTCGGTGCCTCCATCCGTCGAGGCATCCGGCAGGTCAGGGCCGCCTCCGCCCCCGTCGGGTGTGCGCTCCACGGTGTCGCTGCCGCAGGCAGCGAGCACGAGCAGAATGGAAAGGGCTACAATCCGAGAGTGTCTGGACGAATATTGAGCATCGGACATACGGCATCGTCCCGGCCACACGACAGCGTGTCAATGAGAAGGGCGCGAAGCAGTCGTATGTGTTGTGCATTCAAGACCCAGCGGATGCCCCTCCTCCACGAAGCGCATTCCGCGACTGATTGGGGCCGGGCTGCTGCTCAGCACCTTCGCGTTGGACGTCTTCGCCTGTCCCGCCCTGGTGGCCCCAGCCTGGGCACTGGGTCAGTCCGTGGGGACGAGGGTCCAGTTCTGATCAGGCGCGTTGATATCGGCGTAGATGATCGTGTCGGTGTTGTTCGCGGTACCCGCCCGGAGCACCGACAGTGCACGGCCGCTGCGCTGGTTGATCAGTTTCTTGAAACCTGGCGAGGCGTCGCTGAGGGTCCAACTCTGGTCGGTCGCTCCCATGTCATCATAGATGATGGTAGGCGTAGAATCCGCCGTACCTCCCGCTTCCACAGAGAGCGCCTTGCCACTCTTGCGGTTGATCAATTTGTAGCGTCCACCGCCCGCGTCGAGGACTTGCCAGTACTGGTCGACGGCGGAAACCCAGTCCCAGATGATGGTGTGGGTGCCATTCGCAGTGCCAGCCGTGTGGACGGACAGAGAGCGGCCACTGTGGTTGTCCACGAGGCGATAGTACTTCGCGGGATCGATGGGCGCGTCGACCGAGACATTGTCGAAGGCGGCCTGGCCAACAGGCGTTGTCGTCTGTAGCCCGGCATAACTCACCGAGGGGCGCAGGGAGGTATCGGTGACGGAGGCCACCAGGATGTTGTTGTCGTATAACTCGATGGAAGTGCCCTTGAGCACCAAATTGAGGCGATACGCCGTGTTGGCCTGGATATCCGAAGCCACCCCCACGCCGACGAGCTTGGTGTTGACGCCGTTCACCAATTTCCCAATCGCGTACTTGTTTCCCCACGACGCGATGCCCGCGTAGTAATAATTGCCACGATTGGTATAGCGTCCCATGAGGACGTTGTCGCGGTCGTTGACACTGCTGCTCAGAGGGGTGATCTCGGCGGACACGGCGTAGTCAGCAGAAGGGATGCGCACGTTGCCTTGCAGCGTTTGAGGACGTGCGGCCGTCGCGTTGCCGAGAGAGCGTGCCTGGCCATTCACCACCGAGAAGGACGCGCCGTTGGGGATGTCCGCGCCTTGAAGCATCGCCCATTTCGCGGGATCGATGATCGGCAGGCTGCTGCTCCACGTGGCGAGGTTGACGGTCTCGTTCCATCCAGGACGGTTGTTTTTCGTATTGTAATAGATGTACTCCGTGCCGCCCACGTCCACGATGAACTGCCGGTAGATCATGCTGTCCTCGGGGCCTTCCACGACGCCGAGATCGAGGGTCATGGCCGAGCGGCTCAACCGCCAGACGATTCCGTCCGGTGACGTCAGCCGGCCGCCACGCGACGGATAGTCCGCCTGCCATCCGACGACGGTCATCTGGTAGGAACCGTCAGGCATCTTGCGCACGTTCGGGCCACCAATGCCGAGGCTTGCCCAGCCCCCATCGCTCATGGGACCCACCAGCGGGTTGGCGGACGACTTCGTCCAAGGCCCCCGCGGGTTCGTCGCGGTGGCATAACAGATGAACTCAGGCTCGCCACCTGCGGACGCGATCTTGCCCGCCGTGTACCACACCTTCCACAGGTTGGCCTGAGCGTCGTACATGAGCGATGAGTTGTAGATGTAATTGTCCTCCCATGCGGCGGTCGGCACCAACACGGCGCCGAACTTCGTCCAGGGGCCCGCGGGGTTCGTGGCCTCGGCGTAATGCACACGCCCGATCCCGTCGCTGCCCTGGCCGAAGTACGTCATGTGCCAGATGCCGCCCCGATAGACGACGCTCGGTTGGTTCAGGGCCTGCCTTTCCGTGTCCAGCGTCTGAGAGATCACCGCATTCGGGGTCTTGACCCACGTGCGCCCGTCTTGACTCGTCGCATAACCGATGTTCGTCAACGAGCCGTACCACATCTTGAAAAGAGGACCGCCCCCTTGGTTGTAAACAAGGGTGGGATCCTGCATGAGGCTGCTCTCCCACGGCAGGCTTTGCGCCATCACGACGCCCTGCCGGTTCCAGCCCGCGACGTTGCCGAAGCTGTCCTTCATGACGTTGACGTCATAGCGAGGCGGCGCGGCATGGGCCGCAGGTGTCGCCCCCCCCGCCCCCCAGGCGATGACCCACATGGAACTCACTGTGTACGGAGTTCTCAACCATGTTCCCAAGCGTGAACGCACGAATCCCTCACAGTCCAGCCTGACTGTTTTTCCCTTTATTTCTGGACTATGAAATCATGCTTGGTGTGATGTCAATTGACCCTCGAACGACCTGCCGACGCACGATGCGTTGACCCAGGGTTCACTCTTGGTTCATAATTTATTCACTCCCATTCCCAAGGAGCAGCGCCATGAACACGAAGCCCAAGCTGAAGAAGTTCGCGATCCGCGAAGTTGAGACCGTCAAGACCACGGCTTCTTTCTACGAGTGCCGTGTTTGCTTGCCCTTGTGTGAACTGTTCCCTGACCTGCCCCAGACGAACTAGTCCCTCTTTTGGCATGTAAGGGCTGCAGCAAGAGCTGCAGCCCTTTTCATCCCTCCATGAGCTGGCTCGATCACGCCTCGACGGTCGTCATCCATCCCTTCACCCGCCAGACGGGGGGCGACGAGGTGGTCATCGGCCTCACGGAGACAGGGACGTTTCTGTCGTTGCCACCCGATGCAGTGGAACTGCTGGACGAGTTGGCGCTGGGCAAGACCGTCTCCGAGGTCCGGACGTGGTACGAGACCCGCTACGGGGAGGAGCCGGACATCGAAGGGCTTCTCGAGCACCTGTCCGCCTACGGCTTCGTGGGCTTGCCTCCCTCGCCCGAGGGCCAAACCCAGCCGCCCGCCGCGCCCTCCCAGACTCCGAAGAAGCAAACCTATCACCTGACCTTCATCTCCGAGCGCGTGGCCCGCGTCTTCTTCGGCCGCGGAGCCTTGGCGCTCTACGGGGCCGTCGTCACCGCCGGCATGGCCGCGGTGCTGGCGCGGCCCAGCATCGTCCCTGCCTGGCGCACCCTCTTCGTCCCCAGCCACATCACGGCAACGTCCCTGCTGGTGACGTTTCTCAGCCTGCTCACCATCGCGCTTCACGAACTGGCGCATTTGACGGCGGCCCGGGCCGCAGGCGTGTCATGCCGACTGGGGTTCGGCAACCGGCTGTGGACCCTGGTGGCCGAGACGGACATGTCGGGCATGTGGTCCCTGCCCAAGCACCAGCGCTACCTGCCCATCCTCGCGGGCCCGCTCTTCGATGTGGTCAGCGCATCGGCGGTCCTGCTCGCCCTGTTCGCTGGCAGCGAGGGCTGGCTCGCGCTCACCCCATGGATGGTGCGCACGGGCGGCATCCTCCTCTTCATCCACCTGATGCGCCTGCTGTGGCAGTGCTACTTCTATGTCCGGACCGACTTCTACTACGCGCTGACCACCTTCTGGGACTGCAAGGATCTGCTGCGGGACACGGAGGACTTCCTGCGCAACCGGGTCGCCCGGCTGCGTGGCCGGAGCCCCCCGGTGGATCAGTCTCACATTCCCGCGCGCGAGCGGCGTGTCATCGCCGTCTACTCGGTCATCTGGCTTCTGGGCCGGGTCTTGGCCTTTGGAACGCTGTTCTTCGTTCAGCTCCCCCTTCTCATTCATTACGTTCCCATCATCTTGCGCGCCATCGCCACCGGCCTCCAGGGTGGGTTGTATTCCTTCGTGGACTCCCTGCTCGTCATCACGATCTGGCTGGTGACGATGACCTTGGGCATCACGTTCTGGATACGGGAGCTGCGCGCGCCTTCCCGCCGCCCGGTGAGGTAAGCCATGCACGAAGACCCACGGCAGCCCCTGTCCTATTCTGCCCTTCGCGGCCACACCGTCCTGCTGGAAGCCCCTCCGGGCAACTCCCGGAGCGCCCTGCTCGAGAACTTCGTCGCGCAGGCGGGCGCCTCCTCCAACGCCCAGGTGTTCTCATCGAACATGGACGAAGCGGGGCCCTGGACGGGCCTCCAGGGGCTGCTGCGCGGCATGCTCCCGCGGCTGCGGGCCGAGGCCCCTGATCTGGTGGAGCGGCACGCCTACGAGTTGGAGCAGATCCTCCCTGAGCTGCTCGGCCAGCTCTTGCAGAGCCAGGTCAGCCTGACCGACTCCGTGCCCCTCACCGAGCGTGTCCGCAGCTACCCCATCGATCGCGCCTACCGCCTGCTGCACGGCTGTGTGGACCTGATGGCCGCGTGGCAGCAGCGCATCGACCGCGCTCCGTGGGTGCTCGCGTTCGACCACGCGGACCGCGCGGGCGCCTTGGTGGTGCGCTTCTTCGCGGAGCTCACGCGGCGGCATGTCGGCCGCATGGAAGTGAGCCTGCTCTTGGCGGTGGCCCCTGGCCAGGCTCAGTCCCTGCGAGCACGGCTGGGAGAGAGCATTCCCGTGAAGCACCTGGACGTGGCGCTGCCGCATGAGGCGCCGCCCGCCCTGGATCCAGATCAGCAAGGGCATGAGGCGCTGGAGCTGGAGAAGCGCATCACGGACCGCAAGGGCGCGGAGATCCACATGCCGCGCCTCATCTCTCTCTGGCGCAACAGCAGAACGCCGGAGCGGGCGCTGCGGTGGCATTGCATGGCGCTGTCCCTCTACAACCACCACGGCTATTACGAGGATGCTCTCACTTACGCGCTGCCGCTCCTCGAAGACCTGGAGCGCGCCATTACCTGCGGGGGTAACTTCAGCCGGTGGGACATCGTCTCGGGCCTCTTCAACGCCCTGGTCGCCACGGGGCAGCCCGAGCGCGCCCATCAGCTCGTGTTCGACGAGGCCTATTCGAAGATCACCGATCCCAATCAACGGGTGAGCATCTGCTACTCGCTGTCCATGCTGCATGCGCGCTTCCTCAAGAACCCGGACTTCACGCTGGCGGAGCAGTTCCTGGAGCGTGCCCAGGATGCCGTGCAGCACAGCACCTTGCCCGACGATGAGAAGCACTTCCTCACCGTGTTCAACTTCAACGGCCTGGCCCTCATCCGCCACCGCCAAGGGCGGGCCGCCGAGGCGGTCAAACTGTGCCGGGAGGGCTTCGAGCACCTGCAGCGCAACCTGCACCTGGAGCGGCACCGGCTGCACCGCTCGGTGCTGCTCTACAATATCGCGCAGGTCAACATGTCCACCCGGGCTTACGAGGAAGCCCTGCGCAACTACTCGACCGCCATCGAGATGGATCCCCACTACTCGGAGTATTTCAACGAGCGGGGAAGCGTCTTCCTGCGCATGGACCGGCTGGAAGAGGCGGTGGCCGACTATCAGCGCGCCATCGCGCTGAGCCCTCCTTACCGGGAGGTGTGGACCAACTTGGGGCAGGCCTTGCGCCGGATGGGACGGTGGGAAGACGCGATCGCCGCGTACTCCAAGGCCATTGACCTGGACCCGGCCCAGGTGCTCCCCAGGGTGGGGCGCGCGCAGGCCCACGAAGCGCTCGGCCATGACCGGGAGGCCATCGAGGACTACAGCACCGCGCTGGCGCTGGACAGCCAGCAACCGCTGGTCTGGGCCAACCGGGCCGCGCTGCACTACGAGGCGGAGCGCCTGGCCGAGGCGGTGGCTGACTTGAGCAAGGCCATTGCCCTGGCCCCCGGCACCGCCGACCTGTATCAGAACCGCGCGTTTGCCTTGGAGGGGCTGGGGAGATTGAAGGAAGCGCGCGAGGACTTGCGCAAGTACCTGGAAGTGGCCCCCGCGGCCGAGGACCGCGGCGGCGTGGAGTCGCACCTCGTAGCCCTGGAAGAGCAGCTACGGGTGGCGTGAGCCACTCTCTGCCGTATGAGACAGCCCGGTGGAGGTGACAGGTCGAGCTCAGAGGCTCATGGGTTGCCGACGCGGGCCAGTTCGGCCTCGGCGCGCGCGAGATCGCCGACCGCCTCAAGCCGTTGGAAGAGCTCCCTGGCGCGCAAGAGGTGGGCCTTGCGCTCTGGGGCTTCTGGGGCCAGGTGCCGCCCCTGCTCGAGCCGGGCCCGGCCTTCCTCATAGGGCATCGCCAACTCCACGGCGCGCTCGGCGCAGCGCTGCCAGGTACGCCGCGCCACCTCGGTCCGCCCCAAGAGCCAGGCCTCCTGCCCGTCGCAGAGCAGGGAGAACGGCTCT encodes the following:
- a CDS encoding tetratricopeptide repeat protein; amino-acid sequence: MHEDPRQPLSYSALRGHTVLLEAPPGNSRSALLENFVAQAGASSNAQVFSSNMDEAGPWTGLQGLLRGMLPRLRAEAPDLVERHAYELEQILPELLGQLLQSQVSLTDSVPLTERVRSYPIDRAYRLLHGCVDLMAAWQQRIDRAPWVLAFDHADRAGALVVRFFAELTRRHVGRMEVSLLLAVAPGQAQSLRARLGESIPVKHLDVALPHEAPPALDPDQQGHEALELEKRITDRKGAEIHMPRLISLWRNSRTPERALRWHCMALSLYNHHGYYEDALTYALPLLEDLERAITCGGNFSRWDIVSGLFNALVATGQPERAHQLVFDEAYSKITDPNQRVSICYSLSMLHARFLKNPDFTLAEQFLERAQDAVQHSTLPDDEKHFLTVFNFNGLALIRHRQGRAAEAVKLCREGFEHLQRNLHLERHRLHRSVLLYNIAQVNMSTRAYEEALRNYSTAIEMDPHYSEYFNERGSVFLRMDRLEEAVADYQRAIALSPPYREVWTNLGQALRRMGRWEDAIAAYSKAIDLDPAQVLPRVGRAQAHEALGHDREAIEDYSTALALDSQQPLVWANRAALHYEAERLAEAVADLSKAIALAPGTADLYQNRAFALEGLGRLKEAREDLRKYLEVAPAAEDRGGVESHLVALEEQLRVA